One genomic window of Manihot esculenta cultivar AM560-2 chromosome 16, M.esculenta_v8, whole genome shotgun sequence includes the following:
- the LOC110603599 gene encoding probable plastid-lipid-associated protein 8, chloroplastic, producing the protein MAAAAAAASSSSFALLPAFTGPGSCNPRSLISLSKPLNFPIALSLPSQNRLNRAPRIVSSISISSPEVLTGRPDDLVASILSKVTQTDGGVSLTKEEHEEVSAVAQQLQNYCVAEPVKCPLIFGEWDVVYCSTPTSPGGGYRSALGRLVFRTKEMIQAVEAPETVRNKVSFSLLGFLDGEVSLKGKLKALDESWIQVIFEAPQLKVGALEFQYGGQSEVKLQITYIDEKIRLGKGSRGSLFVFQRRR; encoded by the exons atggctgctgctgctgctgctgcttcttcttcttcctttgctCTATTACCTGCGTTTACAGGCCCCGGATCTTGCAATCCCAGATCCCTAATCTCTCTATCCAAACCCCTAAACTTTCCTATTGCCCTTTCATTGCCATCTCAAAACAGACTGAACAGAGCTCCGCGAATCGTGTCTTCGATTTCCATCTCGAGTCCAGAAGTGCTAACCGGGCGACCCGATGATCTTGTTGCCTCTATTTTGTCCAAG GTTACGCAAACAGATGGAGGAGTTTCGCTGACTAAAGAAGAGCACGAAGAGGTATCTGCAGTTGCTCAGCAATTGCAGAATTATTGTGTGGCTGAACCGGTGAAATGTCCTCTTATCTTTGGAG AGTGGGATGTGGTGTACTGTTCGACGCCAACTTCACCTGGAGGTGGGTATAGGAGTGCATTGGGCCGTCTTGTATTTAGAACCAAGGAAATGATTCAGGCAGTTGAAGCTCCTGAAACTGTAAGGAACAAGGTCTCCTTTTCTCTTTTGGGGTTCCTTGATGGAGAGGTCTCTCTCAAAG GTAAACTGAAGGCTTTGGATGAGAGTTGGATCCAAGTTATATTTGAGGCACCTCAGCTGAAGGTTGGAGCACTGGAGTTTCAGTATGGCGGTCAAAGTGAGGTTAAGCTGCAGATAACATACATAGATGAGAAGATTAGGTTAGGAAAGGGCTCCAGAGGTTCTCTATTTGTTTTTCAAAGACGCAGATAG
- the LOC122722048 gene encoding flowering-promoting factor 1-like protein 2, with product MSGVWVFNPNGVITTQNTSKRKVLVHLPTDQIISSYSSLEQILKELGWERYYGGDPDLFQFHKQSSIDLISLPRDFSKFTSVYMYDIVIKNPNIFHVRNM from the coding sequence atgtCAGGAGTTTGGGTTTTCAATCCTAATGGCGTAATAACTACCCAAAATACttccaagagaaaggttttggTGCACTTGCCAACAGACCAAATTATATCTTCTTACTCTTCTCTGGAGCAGATCCTGAAAGAATTAGGATGGGAGAGGTACTATGGTGGTGACCCTGACCTCTTCCAATTCCACAAACAATCTTCCATTGATCTAATCTCTCTGCCAAGGGATTTCTCCAAGTTCACCTCCGTTTACATGTACGATATTGTGATTAAGAACCCCAATATCTTCCACGTTCGCAACATGTAA